Proteins from one Mucilaginibacter jinjuensis genomic window:
- the atpC gene encoding ATP synthase F1 subunit epsilon, with protein MILEILTPDKKVFEGEVASVTVPGTMGSFEILNDHAPIISTLEDGKLIVRGSANAKQEVYLIHGGVVEVLNNKVMVLAEGITHR; from the coding sequence ATGATATTAGAAATCTTAACTCCCGATAAAAAAGTGTTTGAAGGCGAAGTAGCTTCGGTTACTGTACCCGGCACTATGGGATCATTTGAAATATTAAACGACCACGCTCCTATCATTTCTACTTTAGAAGATGGCAAATTAATCGTTCGCGGTAGCGCCAATGCCAAGCAAGAAGTTTACCTGATACACGGCGGTGTTGTTGAAGTTTTAAATAACAAAGTAATGGTGCTTGCCGAAGGCATTACCCACCGTTAA